In the Trinickia acidisoli genome, CCACGACGGCATCGACACGACGCGCGCCGCGATCCCTTCCTGCGCTAGCCGTTCATAGGCTTGCAAGCACAGGTTCACCTCGCTGCCGGTTGCAAGCAACAGCACGTTGGGCGTCGCGCCGCCGGGCGCGTCGGCCAGCACATAGGCGCCGCGCAACAAACCCTGCGCGCCCGCGTATCGCGTGCGGTCCAGCGTCGGCAACGGCTGTCGCGAAAGCACGAGCGCGGACGGACGACGCGCGGCTGTCAACGCGACGCGCCACGCCTCTCGCACTTCGTTCGCGTCGGCGGGGCGCAACACCGTCAGCCCGGGCACGGCCCGCAACGAGGCGAGTTGCTCCACGGGTTGATGCGTTGGCCCGTCCTCGCCGAGACCGATCGAGTCGTGCGTAAACACGAAGACGACGGGAATCTCCATCAACGCCGCCAGCCGAATCGGCGGCTTCATATAGTCGCTGAAGATCAGAAACGTGCCGGTATACGGCCGCAAATTCGACAACGCCAGGCCATTGGCGACAGCGCCCATCGCATGTTCGCGCACGCCGAAATGCAGATTGCGCCCTTGCGGATCGTCGCGCGAAAAGCTGCCGGCGTCTTCGAATTTGAGCAGTGTCTTCGTCGAAGGTGCGAGATCGGCCGCACCGCCGAGCATCCACGGAATACGCGCCGCTATCGCGTTGAGGACTTCGCCCGATGATGCGCGCGTGGCCTCGCCTTTCGGATCGGGATCGAACGTGGGCAGATCCGCATCCCAGCCGTCGGGCAGGCGATGCTGATCGATCAGCGCCAGCTCGCGCGCGAGTTCGGGGTAGCGCTGCGCGTAGGCACCGAGGCGCGATTGCCACGCCGCGCGCGCTGTCGAGCCGCGAGCGCCAACGCCTTCCGCGAACCGTTCGTGCACATGCGGCGGCACATAGAATTGCTTTTCTTCGGGCCATCCGTAAGCACGCTTTGCAAGCGCGACTTCCTCTTCACCGAGCGCATCGCTGTGTGCCGCCGACGTGCCCTGTTTGTGCGGCGCACCCCAGCCGATCACGCTCCTGACGACGATCAGCGTGGGCGCATCGGCCATGCGCTCGGCATCGCGCAGCGCCGCATCGAGTGCGGCCGTATCGTTGGCATCGTCCACCCTCAACGTGTGCCAACCGTAACCGCGGAAGCGCGATTCGACATCGTCGCTATAGGTCAAATCGGTGTGACCTTCGATCGTCACGCGATTGCTGTCGTAGATCCACGTGAGATTCGACAAGCGCAGATGCCCCGCCAGCGACGCCGCCTCATGCGAGACGCCTTCCATCAAATCGCCGTCGCCGGCGAGCGCGTAGACGCGATAGTCGAACAGATCGAAGCCCTCGCGGTTGTACCGCGCCGCATACCAGCGCGAGGCGATCGCCATGCCCACGCTGTTACCGAGGCCTTGACCGAGCGGGCCTGTGGTGGTTTCCACGCCCGTCGTCATGCGGTACTCGGGATGGCCCGGCGTTTTGCTGTCGAGTTGACGAAAGCGGCGGATATCGTCGAGCGACACGGCGAGGGTTTGCGTCGGACGGCCTTCATCGTCGACCGCTTTCACGCCGGCCAGATGGAGCACCGAGTAGAGCAGCATCGAAGCATGGCCGACCGAAAGCACGAAGCGGTCGCGATTCGGCCACAGCGGCTCGTTGGGGTCATAGCGCAAATGATGCTGCCATAGCTGATAGGCGACCGGGGCGAGCGCCATCGGCGCGCCCGCGTGGCCCGAGTTGGCCTTCTGCACGGCGTCCATCGCCAACGTGCGAATCGTATCGATGCAAAGCTTGTCGAGAGCTGGGTTCGAGCGCATGGCAAAGCGTCCTTTTCGAGGGTTGCAGCCGATGCCGCTGATCGAGCAACGGCCATACCTATTGCGGCGAGCGGCAAAGACTGCAGCGCCGCCGCACGTTTTACGACAGGCGCGGCGACGCTCGTCCCGCCATATCCCGCTATCCCGCGCGTACGGGCGAAGCACCCAACGCCGCCGGTGGAACGCTCGTTGCTGACCGACGAGGGTGGGTTCGGCGTCGTGCTTCACGACGCCGAACCCACGAACCTCTACGAAGGAGCACGTCATGACCATTTCACCCGACCCCATCGGCAGCCGCGGCGAGACTCGCATCGTCGGCACAGGCGATGCGAGCGCGGAAGGACCCGGCCCCTACGTAATGGCCGCGAGCACGCTCGATGGCGACAAGGTCTTGAGCGCCGACGGTCAGGACGTCGGCAAGATCAAGGAAATCATGCTCGACGTCTACACCGGACGCGTCGCCTACGCGGTCATGTCGAGCGGCGGCTTTCTCGGCATCGGCGATAAGCTGCTCGCCATTCCGTGGAGCGCGCTCACGCTCGACACCGACCGCAAGTGCTTCTTGCTGTCCGTCGCCGCCGATACCGTCAAGCGCGCCCCCGGTTTCGAGAAGGATCATTGGCCCGCCATGGCCGACATGGCCTGGGCAAGCGAGCTGCACGACTATTACGGCAGTGCGCCCTACTGGGGCTCGAGCATGGAGCGCGTCGAGACGAGAGGTGCCGCCTCCGGCACGATGCCGCCTCGGGACGAACACCACTGATCAATAGGGCGTTGCGGGCGGGCTATTGCGAGCGCCCGCGCGCTTCGACGCCGGGCCAAGCTGGGTTAAGCGAGGATTACCCTGCGCCGATGCCCTGCAGCACGCGTCCCGTCCCGCCGCAGATCGTGCAAGCCTGCCCTTCCACCAAGCCGGTGCCGCGGCATACGCGGCAAGTGCTTTCGCCGACGCCGGGCGCATCCGGCGACGCTTCGTCTCCGGGGTTCTTCGGTTCCTGGGTTTCTTGCATGTGCAGTGTCCTCCGGTAAACGGCCGCGGCTCGCGCTGCCGACACGGATGGCCGCAGCAATAACCGGGCCTCGCTGCGATACGGCAAACATCGCGGCAAACATCGGCTCCGCGGTGTGGCAACCCTCATCGAAACCCTACGCGAGCGCTTTTGGCATCGAAACCGCCGGCTTCATCCGTCCGGAAATACTACTTTTAGCACTGGAGTATCGCCTGATTGTGACGAACGGATTAAACCTTTCAAATTTACCGTAACCGAACATTTCTGAAAGTTAATGTTCGACCAGCCATACTAGCGTACCCATCAAAACAAATGGGGCAGTAGGCGAAGGCCGTCCTTCCATATTGCGAACTCTCGAAGACGGGATTAGTATTGCGCCAACCACGAATCGCGCCTGGTCCCACCCAAACAGCCAGGCATTCGAAACAATTACCGTATCACCGCGGGAAGCGTGCCAGCGGTGGGTAATTAGTACCTTCTCGCTTTGCACAAATAATTATTTGAAAACGTTTTATAGCGTCATATGAATAGTCATTCCGAAAGCCCGATGTTTTC is a window encoding:
- the tkt gene encoding transketolase gives rise to the protein MRSNPALDKLCIDTIRTLAMDAVQKANSGHAGAPMALAPVAYQLWQHHLRYDPNEPLWPNRDRFVLSVGHASMLLYSVLHLAGVKAVDDEGRPTQTLAVSLDDIRRFRQLDSKTPGHPEYRMTTGVETTTGPLGQGLGNSVGMAIASRWYAARYNREGFDLFDYRVYALAGDGDLMEGVSHEAASLAGHLRLSNLTWIYDSNRVTIEGHTDLTYSDDVESRFRGYGWHTLRVDDANDTAALDAALRDAERMADAPTLIVVRSVIGWGAPHKQGTSAAHSDALGEEEVALAKRAYGWPEEKQFYVPPHVHERFAEGVGARGSTARAAWQSRLGAYAQRYPELARELALIDQHRLPDGWDADLPTFDPDPKGEATRASSGEVLNAIAARIPWMLGGAADLAPSTKTLLKFEDAGSFSRDDPQGRNLHFGVREHAMGAVANGLALSNLRPYTGTFLIFSDYMKPPIRLAALMEIPVVFVFTHDSIGLGEDGPTHQPVEQLASLRAVPGLTVLRPADANEVREAWRVALTAARRPSALVLSRQPLPTLDRTRYAGAQGLLRGAYVLADAPGGATPNVLLLATGSEVNLCLQAYERLAQEGIAARVVSMPSWDIFELQDDAYRDAVLPPEIDARVAVEQAATLGWDRYVGRTGEKIVMHTFGASAPIRDLQGKFGFTADHVYEAAKRQIARIVQAR
- a CDS encoding PRC-barrel domain-containing protein → MTISPDPIGSRGETRIVGTGDASAEGPGPYVMAASTLDGDKVLSADGQDVGKIKEIMLDVYTGRVAYAVMSSGGFLGIGDKLLAIPWSALTLDTDRKCFLLSVAADTVKRAPGFEKDHWPAMADMAWASELHDYYGSAPYWGSSMERVETRGAASGTMPPRDEHH